Within the Butyrivibrio sp. AE3004 genome, the region CCTGAGTACTGGAGCATGGGAATTACTACAGAAGCTTTGAAGGAAGTGTTACGGTTTGTATTTGAGAACACAGAAATTGACCGATTGAATGGACGGGTGGATGTGAGAAATGCTGCTTCAAATAAGGTTATGGAAAAATGTGGTTTTATAAAAGAAGGAACCGTTCGTCAAGGAAAAATGGTTTCCGTTTATTGCGACTATAATATCTACGGTATGCTTAGAGAAGATTATATGAACATGCAAGGCATAAATGGTTAGACAAATTCAGGTTTGCTGATTTGATTATCTTCCATATAATGTGCTACGGAGGAGCAATATAAAAAGATATGGAAACACTACGTAAAGTTTCAAAAATCATAGATATATTTGTGTTTATAGCAACTACTCTGGCTATTGCGGGCGTGTTCTATGAAGGAATGACTTTGAAATGGTATAGCATAGTGGGAATATTTGTAATCTGTATGGATTATTCCTTTATGGCTGCAACTATCATTCACCTTATTGTGGATAGAAAAGGAAAAATGATATGGTTCCACATATTCTCCATCCTTTATACGTAAGTGCCGCAGCGTCAGTGGTAAATACAGTCCTTAATTTTGTTCTTATATTTGGATTTATTGGAATGCCGGCATTGGGGGTTAAGGGCGCAGCAATAGCGAGCTTATTTTCTCAGGTAGTGAATCTGGCTTTAATGGTCTTTTTCTATGCAAAAACTGTTCGTTTAAGTTTGGTCTTAGAATGAATAAGGAAGAGATATGGCAGTATATTGTTATGCTCATGCCGATTGTTCTAAATGAATTTCTATGGACTGTGGGACAGAATGTAAACACATATATCTATGGTCATATGGGGACCAATGAGCTGGCAGGAATGTCTCTTACCGGGCCTATTCAGGGGCTTCTTATCGGGGCGCTTTCCGGACTTGCACAGGCGGCAGGAATCCTTATAGGAAAAAGACTTGGTGAGAAGGAATATGACAAAGCTTATAGTGAATCCCAACAGCTATGTCTATATGGCTTTGCTGGTGCGGTGATATTGTCGACTCTTTTGGTTATTTTAAGGAGTCTGTATATCGGATTTTTTAAGGTGGACTTAGATGTCAGGGGAATTGGTGGGCAGCTTCTTTTGGCTTTTGCAATCCTTGCTCCGGTGAAAGTTATGAATATGATCCTTGGCGGTGGGATTATTAGAAGCGGAGGACGTACCAAGTATATTATGATAATAGACATGTTGGGAACCTGGCTTGTTGGAGCTCCACTTGGTTTGTATGCTGGACTGGTGCTTAAGCTGCCTATTGTGTGGACATATTTTATTTTGTCACAGGAAGAGCTGTTCAGGCTGGTTATTACTATATTTATGTTTAGAAGTAAGAAGTGGATGAATACTATTACATAATCACTGTGGCAAATCCTTATGGTTTCTATCTTCTTTATGAGAGCCTTGGCTTTATGGAGTGCGGAAGAATACCGAAGGCAAACAAGTACCAGGATGGTAATTATGCGGAAGACATTCATAAATGATCATCACTGATGGGAAAGGAGTTTGTTATGAAGGGACCTTTTGATGATATGTTTGGAAATACTCCATTTGATCTGAATAATGACGGGCATATAGATGCCGGTGAATGGGCTTTTATAAACGATACTGTTTTCAAAGAGGATGATGAATCATCCGATTTTGATGAGGAGGAAGATGAACTCGAGGACGAGCTTGAAATGGCTGGCCTTTCCAAGGATGATCTGGAGATGATGGATCCGGATGAGAGACGCGAAGCCCTCGAAGATGCCGGTTTTGATGCTGACGATTTTGATGATTTTGATTTTTGAGCTATTTACAAATAGTTGTTTTTGTTTGTCATAATGCATATCCGAATGAAATGATCCATCCTCTGGGTAGTAGGGTAGTGAAGCTTGTAATGAAAAAAGCATTCTATAAAAGATTTTCCAAAAGGCTTTCGCCTCTCGATGGATATAATATATAATGCTCACCTAAAATTCACCTTAAGGATTACATAAAAGAGAATCCTGTTTAAAGGATCCTCCGGGGTGACAGTATATGTTATTACCAAACGAAAGTAACTGCGTTAGCTACGTCTTCAGTAATTGTATTATCTTTTACAAGCTTTCCAAGCCATTTTTCAAGGTTATCAACCTTATGGTTGGTCTGGATAAAGTGGATCTTCTTGCCTTCTACATCTGTTGAAAGAAATAATTCGTACATATACATAAGAGAAACCTCCGTTTAATCTTCTTATTTTCTTTCATTCTCATTGGCCATTTGAATGTTCTTTCTCGCTTACAGAAAATATATCGATGGGGGTCCTGATTTTCTTTAGGGCGTTTTACAATGTTTATTTTTATTTTTTTTTAAGGGAAGTTTTGAAAAAATAATACATTTTCAAAAAGGGTTAGGTGCATAATCTTCGGAGCCG harbors:
- a CDS encoding MATE family efflux transporter, which codes for MNKEEIWQYIVMLMPIVLNEFLWTVGQNVNTYIYGHMGTNELAGMSLTGPIQGLLIGALSGLAQAAGILIGKRLGEKEYDKAYSESQQLCLYGFAGAVILSTLLVILRSLYIGFFKVDLDVRGIGGQLLLAFAILAPVKVMNMILGGGIIRSGGRTKYIMIIDMLGTWLVGAPLGLYAGLVLKLPIVWTYFILSQEELFRLVITIFMFRSKKWMNTIT